CACCAGCTTCAGTTTTGGAATCCCCGAGACCATGCCGGTAAAGGTAACCGTTTATGATATTCAAGGGCGACTGGTCACGACTTTGACAGACCGCATTTATGACCGTGGATGGTATGAATTAACCTTCGACGCCACCAACCTCCCCGCCGGCGTCTATTTTTACCACCTGCAAACCAATGCGGGGCAGGATACCAGGCGTATGGTTGTGCTCCGGTAAGAAACTTGATACCCGCTTTGCGCGGCAAAATGCACCGGAACCGCTTTCTTAGTCTATTATTTAGCAACGCAACGAGTAAAATAACTTTTATTGGGTCGATTGCGCTTCCATCCACCAGGCAAATCAAAGATGCAGTCCGGCCCCTGGCACATCATCCATACGGAATTCACCACCCTGAACAAGGCGGGTGGCACTTATAACCTGGTGCATTTGCTTTCACAGCAAGCGGGGAGCCCTGTGCTGCTTCTCAGCCAGTATGCAACCGATACGTGTCCGGGGAAGGCAACTGTGCAAGCGCTGCTGGATACCATCAACGGCATAGCTGTCCACACCATTTGGCTGGCACAGCACAACACCTCCAACGCTGAATTGGCTGAGCAACTTGATGGCTGTCCGGCTGACACCGTACCCATTTTTGTAGCACCCTGCACAGATCAGGCCCTTGCTGGTGAGCAACTGGCTGCAAAACTCGTGCAGACACGGCAGGCGCAAAGATTAACCCTGCTGACCGAGGCGCCGGGTATCTGGTCTGCGCCGCCGGCATTGGCTGACGATGCATTTATCCTGCAAAACCTGAGCTTTCAGGAAGCTGCAGAGCTTGCATTTACCAACAGCGAGGTGCTACACCCACAAACGCTCATGCTGTTGCAGCCTGAACACCTGACGATCTGCGTGCATGCGCTCGATGGTGAATCATCAGGCACAAAAATTACAAACGAAAGCGGAAAAGAAGACGGACTCGCCAGGGGAATCACGGCACAAACCGGACTCTCTCTGATTGCCATCGAGGGACTCGGTATGACGGGTGTACCCGGCATTACTGCACACGCCTTCAGCGCCCTCGCCGCAGCAGACATTAACCTCGTTTTACTGTCGCAGGCCTCTACCGAGCAGAGTATTGGTATTGTCATCAAAAGGGCAGATAAAACGCGCGCGCTTGATCTGCTCGAAAAAGCTTTTGCTCCTCGGCTCGCTGCCGGCGAAGTATCGCGTATTTATGCGCTTGATGACGTGGGTATTGTTACCGTTGTCGACGACCACATGCGGTATCGTCCAGGATTAACAGGCAGCATGTTCTCCACACTCGGCCGCAGCGGCATCAACGTGCTCACCATTGCAGATGGGGCTTCAGAAAGCAATCTGTCTGCAGTTGTTGCCGGCGAAGACGTTGCTGCTGCAGTACAAGCGCTGCACGAAGCGTTTTGCTTTGGCCGGCGGGTTGCCCACGTATTTATGTTTGGTGTTGGTACCATCGGCGGCAAATTGCTCAAACTGATGGAGCAACAGGCTGAGGCCTGGCTGTCTGACCTGAATCTCAAAATCAGCCTCGTGGGTTTGTCGAACTCCCGGCACATGATATGGAATAAACGCGGCATTCCATTTAACAGGGCGCGCGATACCCTGCTGCAGGCTGAAGACCCACTCGATGTACAGGCAATTTTCAAACACCTCATTGAAAGCCGGCTCGACCGACTCATTGTCATCGATGCAACGGCTTCCGATGCCATTGCAAAGCTGTACCCCGACCTGCTTGAGCATAACATTGCCGTGGTCACGCCAAACAAACGCGCCAACACACAATCGGTAGCAGCATACCAACGCTTGCAAACTGCAGCCCGCGACCATCAGGTGCCCTATTTCTACGAAACTACCGTCGGCGCCGGCTTGCCTGTCATTTCCACCTTACGGGACCTCATGCGCAGTGGCGACGAACTGATCCAAATTGAAGGGGTGGTATCAGGCACGCTGTCCTTTCTGTTTAATCAAATGGGAGATGGCAAATCGTTTGCTGAAGCGCTCGAACTTGCCTACGACAGCGGCTTCACAGAACCCGACCCCAGAGACGATCTTTCGGGTGAGGATGTGGCCCGCAAAATGCTGATTCTTGCCCGCGAAGCCGGCATGATGGTGGAGCGCGATGCTGTTGAAATTTCCCCACTCCTACCCGACAAATTGATGGCGCTATCCAGGGAGGCATTTATGGATACATATCCGCAAGCGCTTGTCACCTGGCAACCTGACATTCCGGTACAATCCGGACAAAAAATCCATTATGTAGGCCGCATTACTGCCGACGGCGTCCGTATAGGCTTGCAAGCATTGGATGCAAACCATCCGTTTGCCGCACTACACGGCACGGATAACATGATCATTTTCAAGACACGCAGGTACTTTGACAATCCGCTGATTATCCGCGGCCCTGGCGCCGGCCCGGCAGTAACCGCCGGTGGTGTACTCGCCGACCTGATCAAAGCAGCCGAACTGGTCACTTGATACCAGTTAAGCAGAAAACAGTAGCTACCAAAAGAGAGTCATTTTCCAGATTTTTTGCGAGAACGTCCGCGACCTTTTAGCGACAGTGCAAAATTTTAAATTCTGCTAAGAATCTTTTGTAGCACAAAGGCTATCTATCCAACACAACAAACGTTTTCTCTACCAAAGCCCATGAAGATTGCGCTCGCCGGCACAGGCAAAACAGGAACAGCAATCGAAACCATGGCCCACGACATGGGCCACGAAATTGTTGCCCGATTTAACTCAGGCGACCCGGTCCTTGCACAGCAAAATGACAAAATCCTGCAACACTGCGATGTTGTCATCGATTTTTCCCAGCCGGCGCTTGCATTGCCTCATATCACGCATTACTGTAAAAATAGTGTGCAGGTTGTAATGGGGACCACCGGTTGGTACACAGAATTGGAGCACGTGCAGCGCTTGCTTGCAGCACACACCTGTGGGTTACTCTATGCGCCGAACTTTTCGATTGGTGTGGCCGTTCTTTCGCGGCTGATCGAAAAGGCAGCCGGCATCATGGATAAAATTCCGGAATATGACGTCAGCGTGCACGAAGCGCATCACCTGCACAAACTCGACAGCCCCAGCGGTACGGCGCTACATCTGGCAAACATACTGGTTGAAGGCATCAACAGGAAAGCCCGTATTGAGCCAGAGACACAACATCAGCAAATTGCCGCAGATGCACTGCATGTAACCTCGCAACGGCTGGGACATATTTTTGGCCAACATACCGTGACATTCGACAGTCCATACGACCAAATCAGTATTTCTCACGACGCAAAAAACCGCAATGGTTTTGCGCTGGGGGCGCTGCGTGCTGCTGAATGGATCGTCGGAAAACGAGGCCTCTACACGCTGGATAATCTGCTGGATGACTGGCTGTCCGACTTGTAGTTGATTGCTTCGACGGCTTACGGCCAATCCCCGACCCTTATGCAATGCCCCCATCCCCATGAACACAGACATGATTTTTAAAGGTACCGCCCCGGCACTTGTAACACCTTTTACCCCTGCCGGAGACATAGACGAAGCTGCTTTCCAGCAACTAATTGACGACCAAATTAGTGGCGGTGTTGCTGCCCTTGTTGTGCTTGGCACGACGGGCGAAAACCCGACCATCAGTCACACCGAAAGACGTCGGCTTATCGATCTCGCCATTGCCCACACCGCAAAACGCGTCCCTGTAATCGTGGGCAGCGGCACATACAACACGCAGGAGAGCATCACCTTTTCAAAAGAAGCGACAGCAGCTGGCGCTGATGGGCTCCTCGTTGTTGGACCGTATTACAACAAACCAACGCCTGCCGGCTACAGGGCCCATTTTGCAGCCATTGCAGACGCCACCGACTGCCCGATTATTGTTTACAATGTACCCGGGCGAACCGCATCGAATATCACAGCGGACCTGCTCCTTGAACTTGCAGCGCTTCCTACAATCGTGGGGGTCAAAGAGGCATCGGGAGACCTGGCACAAATTGCTGATATTCTGCGTAATCGACCAGAAGGGTTTGCCGTCTATGCTGGCGACGACGAAATGGCATTCCCTTGCATTGCGCTCGGGGCAGAGGGTGTAATTTCAGTCATTAGCAACGCTTGCCCACAGCCTTTCTCGCACATGATTCAACTGGCATTGGAGGGCGACTTTACTGCTGCACGAGCCGCCCATTTGGCCATGCTGCCAGCCATGCGGGCCTGCTTCCTGGAAAGCAACCCGGTCCCGGTCAAAACCGTGCTTGCTGCCGGCGGGAAGATGCACCCCACGGTACGCCTCCC
This is a stretch of genomic DNA from Bacteroidota bacterium. It encodes these proteins:
- the dapA gene encoding 4-hydroxy-tetrahydrodipicolinate synthase — translated: MNTDMIFKGTAPALVTPFTPAGDIDEAAFQQLIDDQISGGVAALVVLGTTGENPTISHTERRRLIDLAIAHTAKRVPVIVGSGTYNTQESITFSKEATAAGADGLLVVGPYYNKPTPAGYRAHFAAIADATDCPIIVYNVPGRTASNITADLLLELAALPTIVGVKEASGDLAQIADILRNRPEGFAVYAGDDEMAFPCIALGAEGVISVISNACPQPFSHMIQLALEGDFTAARAAHLAMLPAMRACFLESNPVPVKTVLAAGGKMHPTVRLPLVPMNQSSTASVLAAFEPFVAQVSA
- a CDS encoding ACT domain-containing protein produces the protein MQSGPWHIIHTEFTTLNKAGGTYNLVHLLSQQAGSPVLLLSQYATDTCPGKATVQALLDTINGIAVHTIWLAQHNTSNAELAEQLDGCPADTVPIFVAPCTDQALAGEQLAAKLVQTRQAQRLTLLTEAPGIWSAPPALADDAFILQNLSFQEAAELAFTNSEVLHPQTLMLLQPEHLTICVHALDGESSGTKITNESGKEDGLARGITAQTGLSLIAIEGLGMTGVPGITAHAFSALAAADINLVLLSQASTEQSIGIVIKRADKTRALDLLEKAFAPRLAAGEVSRIYALDDVGIVTVVDDHMRYRPGLTGSMFSTLGRSGINVLTIADGASESNLSAVVAGEDVAAAVQALHEAFCFGRRVAHVFMFGVGTIGGKLLKLMEQQAEAWLSDLNLKISLVGLSNSRHMIWNKRGIPFNRARDTLLQAEDPLDVQAIFKHLIESRLDRLIVIDATASDAIAKLYPDLLEHNIAVVTPNKRANTQSVAAYQRLQTAARDHQVPYFYETTVGAGLPVISTLRDLMRSGDELIQIEGVVSGTLSFLFNQMGDGKSFAEALELAYDSGFTEPDPRDDLSGEDVARKMLILAREAGMMVERDAVEISPLLPDKLMALSREAFMDTYPQALVTWQPDIPVQSGQKIHYVGRITADGVRIGLQALDANHPFAALHGTDNMIIFKTRRYFDNPLIIRGPGAGPAVTAGGVLADLIKAAELVT
- the dapB gene encoding 4-hydroxy-tetrahydrodipicolinate reductase, giving the protein MKIALAGTGKTGTAIETMAHDMGHEIVARFNSGDPVLAQQNDKILQHCDVVIDFSQPALALPHITHYCKNSVQVVMGTTGWYTELEHVQRLLAAHTCGLLYAPNFSIGVAVLSRLIEKAAGIMDKIPEYDVSVHEAHHLHKLDSPSGTALHLANILVEGINRKARIEPETQHQQIAADALHVTSQRLGHIFGQHTVTFDSPYDQISISHDAKNRNGFALGALRAAEWIVGKRGLYTLDNLLDDWLSDL